A stretch of the Vigna radiata var. radiata cultivar VC1973A chromosome 7, Vradiata_ver6, whole genome shotgun sequence genome encodes the following:
- the LOC106768213 gene encoding kinesin-like protein KIN-14J isoform X1: MQWEQEGWGKGGINNDNGFHRAGSQQLPSLVKWINAVLPNFNLPLDTSEDELRARLRDGSLLCSILDNLVPGSVKGNGSLNELIGVKRFLVALDELGLSGFELSDLEQGSMGPVLQCLETLKTHFSYNAARENIQSCSRKRWDQSNLMSSEESDSCLKDASKFQHAFDGSVGSDGIASVDHTGIKSNELFHLKKGLHVDYTDANFNEVLKLNNLDSVSTQLLFNIGKRILSDIFERKNGDVPQAHRAACLLRKILQVIELRFSNQAESMKNQNYRIKAREGKYQTRIHALETLALGTTEENEILSSWVQQLKYDLQAEQTKFEEKKRLEEQDFSHLKKEKVRSEIEISALKQDLEIAKRTHEKHVSELELLVAESKAEYEKRIEELKLHLADARKQVKELEAFSESRFLNWKNKEHSYQTIVNFQFGVFQELRASMKSVKDDVIKTKRSYLEEFKYFGTKLKGLAEAAENYHVVLAENRKLYNEVQDLKGNIRVYCRIRPFLPGQNQSHTTIEFVGDDGELVVSNPLKQGKENRKLFKFNKVFGQATSQEEVFKDTQPLIRSVLDGYNVCIFAYGQTGSGKTYTMSGPGLSSKSDWGVNYRALHDLFHISQTRRSSIVYEVGVQMVEIYNEQVRDLLSSNGPQKRLGIWNTTQPNGLAVPDASMHSVNSMADVLELMNTGLMNRATSATALNERSSRSHSVLSVHVRGTDLKTNTLLRGCLHLVDLAGSERVDRSEATGDRLKEAQHINKSLSALGDVIFALSQKSSHVPYRNSKLTQLLQSSLGGQAKTLMFVQLNPDVASYSETVSTLKFAERVSGVELGAARSNKEGRDVRELMEQLVSLKDVIGRKDEEIEQLQLLKANQNGAKNGMISVRHRSSSPRRLSIGTPRNSTRRSGVSSLRVNGKAASDMDNCSEYSDKHSEAGSHQSMDDFRNKSSSLRLKLARDDVSQNFNEDTDLLRFGDADSEERLSDISDGGLSMGTETEGSISSIVEYTLFPELEKAAEATPVKDSNTIINLPAESTEKPLMPSRIPKAAQASQKMRTIPSRLSLSKTSSKAPSSIRKPTASSSSSVKPLKRWQ; this comes from the exons ATGCAGTGGGAGCAGGAGGGGTGGGGGAAAGGGGGAATTAACAACGATAATGGGTTTCATCGTGCAG GTAGTCAGCAGCTTCCGTCACTGGTGAAGTGGATAAATGCTGTGCTTCCTAACTTTAATCTGCCTTTAGATACTTCAGAGGACGAGTTGAGGGCACGGTTGAGGGATGGATCTCTGTTATGCAGCATTTTGGATAATCTGGTTCCTGGTTCGGTGAAG GGAAATGGTTCTTTGAATGAGCTAATCGGTGTGAAAAGGTTTCTGGTAGCTTTGGATGAATTGGGATTGTCTGGATTTGAGTTGTCAGACCTAGAGCAG GGATCCATGGGGCCAGTGTTGCAGTGTCTTGAAACTctaaaaactcatttttcttataatgcTGCACGAGAAAATATCCAAAGTTGTTCTAGAAAGAGGTGGGACCAATCAAATCTAATGTCCTCAGAGGAAAGTGACAGTTGCCTCAAGGATGCTTCAAAATTTCAACATGCTTTTGATGGTTCTGTTGGATCAG ATGGAATTGCATCCGTAGATCACACTGGAATAAAGTCTAATGAACTGTTCCACTTGAAGAAAGGATTGCATGTAGATTATACTGATGCCAACTTTAATGAAGTATTGAAATTAAACAATTTGGAT AGTGTCTCGACTCAATTGCTTTTTAATATAGGAAAAAGAATCCTAAGTGATatatttgaaaggaaaaatggaGATGTACCTCAG gCTCATCGTGCTGCATGCTTGTTGAGGAAAATTCTGCAAGTAATTGAGTTGCGCTTTTCGAATCAAGCTGAAAGCATGAAAAAC CAAAACTATCGTATCAAAGCTCGTGAGGGAAAATATCAAACAAGAATACATGCCCTTGAGACCTTGGCACTAGGGACAACCGAAGAGAATGAg ATTCTTTCAAGTTGGGTTCAGCAATTGAAG TACGATTTGCAGGCTGAACAAACTAAATTTGAGGAGAAGAAGAGACTTGAAGAGCAagatttttctcatttaaagaaagaaaaagttcgtagtgaaattgaaatttctGCATTGAAGCAAGATTTGGAAATAGCCAAAAGAACACATGAAAAACATGTTTCAGAGTTAGAATTGCTTGTTGCTGAATCTAAAGCTGAATATGAGAAAAGGATAGAGGAACTTAAGCTTCATCTTGCAGATGCAAGAAAGCAAGTGAAGGAACTAGAGGCATTTTCAGAATCCAGATTTTTGAATTGGAAGAATAAAGAACATAGCTATCAAACTATCGTAAATTTCCAATTTGGAGTTTTCCAG GAGCTGAGAGCATCCATGAAGTCTGTCAAAGATGatgtaataaaaacaaaaagaagctACTTAGAGGAATTCAAGTACTTTG GAACCAAGCTGAAAGGTCTAGCTGAGGCTGCTGAAAATTATCATGTAGTTCTAGCAGAAAATAGGAAATTGTATAATGAAGTTCAAGATTTGAAAG GTAATATAAGGGTGTATTGTCGTATTAGACCATTTCTTCCAGGGCAAAATCAAAGCCATACAACAATTGAGTTTGTTGGGGATGATGGAGAACTAGTTGTTAGCAATCCTCTTAAACAAGGAAAGGAAAATcgtaaactatttaaatttaacaaggTTTTTGGTCAAGCAACAAGTCAAG aggAAGTATTCAAGGACACTCAACCACTTATTCGATCTGTTCTTGATGGATACAATGTTTGTATATTTGCCTATGGTCAAACTGGTTCAGGAAAGACATATACAATG AGCGGACCTGGCCTATCATCAAAATCAGATTGGGGAGTCAACTATCGGGCACTTCATGATCTTTTCCATATCTCCCAGACTAGGAGAAGCTCTATTGTTTATGAAGTTGGAGTTCAAATGGTTGAAATTTATAACGAACAAGTTCGTGATTTACTATCAAGCAATGGTCCTCAAAAGAG ACTCGGGATTTGGAATACTACCCAACCAAACGGGTTGGCTGTTCCTGATGCAAGTATGCATTCTGTAAATTCAATGGCAGATGTCCTTGAGTTGATGAATACTGGGTTGATGAATCGAGCGACTAGTGCAACAGCCTTGAATGAAAGAAGTAGTCGTTCACACAG TGTTCTCTCTGTTCATGTCCGAGGAACGGATTTGAAGACCAACACACTGTTGCGTGGATGTCTGCATCTTGTAGATCTTGCAGGAAGTGAAAGAGTGGATCGCTCTGAAGCAACTGGAGATAGGCTTAAGGAGGctcaacatataaataaatcacTATCTGCACTTGGAGATGTGATATTTGCCCTATCACAAAAGAGTTCACATGTGCCATATAGAAATAGTAAATTGACCCAACTTCTTCAGAGTTCGTTAG GCGGTCAAGCAAAAACCCTTATGTTTGTACAGCTTAATCCTGATGTTGCTTCATATTCTGAAACTGTAAGCACTTTGAAGTTTGCTGAAAGGGTTTCTGGCGTTGAGTTAGGCGCCGCTCGTAGCAACAAAGAGGGAAGGGATGTGAGAGAACTTATGGAGCAg TTGGTATCTCTCAAGGATGTTATTGGAAGGAAGGATGAAGAGATTGAGCAGTTACAGTTGCTCAAAGCAAATCAAAATGGTGCGAAGAATGGCATGATCTCAGTTAGACACAGGTCATCATCTCCAAGGAGACTCTCCATAGGGACTCCCAGAAATAGCACGAGACGTTCGGGAGTGAGCAGCCTTAGAGTCAATGGAAAGGCAGCTTCTGACATGGATAACTGCTCAGAATACAGTGATAAGCATTCCGAAGCTGGTTCTCATCAATCAATGGATGATTTCAGGAACAAGTCCAGCTCCCTTCGGTTGAAATTAGCCAGAGATGATGTCAGTCAAAATTTCAATGAGGACACTGACCTATTAAGATTTGGAGATGCAGATTCGGAGGAGAGATTAAGTGACATATCTGATGGCGGTCTTTCAATGGGAACCGAAACCGAAGGCTCGATCAGTAGTATTGTGGAGTATACACTTTTCCCTGAACTCGAGAAGGCAGCTGAAGCGACACCAGTGAAGGACAGCAACACAATCATCAATCTTCCAGCTGAAAGCACAGAAAA GCCACTTATGCCATCCAGAATTCCTAAAGCTGCTCAAGCCTCACAAAAAATGCGGACAATACCTTCTAGGCTATCATTAAGCAAAACCTCCTCGAAGGCTCCGTCAA GTATTAGAAAACCCACTGCCAGTAGCTCTTCTTCGGTGAAACCCCTTAAACGTTGGCAATAA
- the LOC106768214 gene encoding uncharacterized protein LOC106768214, translating into MSESNKSPKNDHQSIKYWWIQQGGASSQTDLSGVDYSPSLSNKENKQQYGSCQPTSPQIRSTAQLISAIGQVCDSASQSLSVLLPKENLNQDDDRFSKEKFLDNIGERKNNLVYTSNGTKFYPLTAGAAKIVRERLDFPKVMQKILVSESPNESQDYIHSLFQRFSKASDKITNKDCKRMELAREEMSFKSGNVYRWACRNAVRMLNCQMNITQPENLETNSSVSGGGISLHTSTPALANEERDVCNSITHQSKSLTNAAIPNTRIVSPLSSDYFLQAVPHAKAEVGDYQKLSSSIYADCHSNSLASCTCASEQCQHGIDENESLEVQGRHLLDITNDEPKLQTFSATHPKPCNSQAKPEHAFSGALAGVCVSLCLHPVDTIKTVIQSCRAEHRSILYIGKSIVSDRGLLGLYRGITTNIASSAPISAVYTFSYESVKAALLPYLPKEYHSFAHCVGGGCASIATSFIFTPSDRIKQQMQVHSHYRNCWDALVGVIRNGGFTSLYAGWIAVLCRNVPHSIIKFYTYESLKEVMPPSVQPNTFQTLVCGGLAGSTAALFTTPFDVIKTRLQTQIPGSAKQYDSVLHALQKIIEGEGVKGLYRGLIPRLIMYMTQGSLFFASYEFFKRAFSLEASHLTDLCVQANDRDAERETTRK; encoded by the exons ATGTCTGAAAGCAATAAATCACCCAAAAATGATCATCAGTCCATAAAATATTGGTGGATTCAACAGGGAGGAGCGTCCTCTCAGACGGATCTTTCGGGGGTAGATTATTCGCCTTCTCTTTCCAACAAGGAGAATAAGCAACAGTATGGAAGTTGTCAACCTACGTCCCCTCAGATACGGAGCACAGCTCAGCTCATCTCTGCAATAGGTCAGGTATGCGATTCTGCAAGTCAATCGCTTTCGGTTTTACTCCCAAAGGAAAATTTGAATCAGGATGATGACAGATTCTCAAAAGAGAAATTTCTGGATAACATTGGAGAGAGAAAGAATAACCTGGTGTATACTTCGAATGGCACTAAATTCTATCCTCTTACTGCGGGTGCTGCAAAGATTGTGCGGGAAAGATTGGATTTTCCTAAGGTAATGCAGAAGATATTAGTGTCTGAATCTCCTAATGAAAGTCAAGATTATATCCATTCTTTATTCCAGAGGTTTTCAAAGGCTAgtgataaaataacaaataaagacTGTAAGAGAATGGAACTTGCGAGGGAGGAAATGTCATTTAAATCTGGAAATGTATATCGGTGGGCATGTAGAAATGCTGTCCGGATGCTAAATTGTCAAATGAATATTACCCAGCCTGAGAACCTGGAAACTAATTCATCAGTTTCTGGCGGTGGCATTTCCTTACATACAAGCACCCCTGCATTGGCAAACGAGGAGAGGGATGTTTGCAATTCAATCACACACCAAAGTAAATCATTGACCAATGCTGCAATTCCGAACACAAGAATAGTTAGCCCACTGAGTTCAGACTATTTTCTGCAAGCTGTACCCCATGCTAAGGCAGAAGTTGGTGATTATCAGAAACTTTCTTCTAGTATCTATGCGGACTGTCACAGTAACAGTTTAGCTTCATGTACTTGTGCTTCTGAGCAGTGCCAACATGGCATTGATGAAAATGAATCACTGGAAGTCCAAGGAAGGCATTTGTTGGATATAACTAATGATGAACCTAAGCTTCAGACTTTCTCTGCAACCCATCCGAAGCCTTGTAATTCCCAAGCCAAGCCAGAACATGCTTTTTCTGGGGCGTTAGCTGGTGTATGTGTCAGCCTTTGTCTGCATCCTGTTGACACAATTAAGACAGTTATTCAATCATGCCGTGCTGAACACCGGTCCATCTTGTACATTGGCAAATCAATTGTTTCTGATAGAG GTTTGCTTGGACTATATCGTGGAATTACCACAAATATTGCATCTTCAGCTCCAATTTCTGCAGTTTATACCTTTTCCTATGAATCAGTCAAAGCAGCTTTGCTTCCTTATCTTCCAAAG GAGTATCATTCTTTTGCCCATTGTGTAGGAGGTGGTTGTGCAAGCATTGCcacatctttcatttttactcCTAGTGATCGAATAAAGCAGCAGATGCAAGTTCATTCTCATTATCGCAACTGTTG GGATGCATTGGTTGGAGTTATCAGAAATGGGGGTTTTACCTCCCTATATGCAGGTTGGATAGCTGTACTATGCCGGAATGTTCCACATTCAATTATCAAG TTTTACACATATGAAAGTTTGAAGGAAGTGATGCCACCAAGTGTTCAACCCAACACATTTCAAACT TTAGTATGTGGAGGATTAGCTGGATCTACTGCTGCTTTATTCACAACTCCTTTTGATGTGATCAAGACTAGATTACAGACACAG ATTCCTGGATCTGCAAAGCAATACGATAGTGTGCTCCACGCCCTCCAAAAAATTATTGAGGGTGAAGGTGTGAAAGGCTTGTACAG GGGGTTGATTCCACGGTTGATTATGTACATGACGCAAGGATCACTGTTTTTTGCTTCATATGAATTTTTCAAAAGGGCATTTTCTCTTGAAGCATCACATCTCACTGATTTATGCGTCCAGGCCAATGACAGAGATGCTGAGAGAGAGACAACTAGGAAGTAA
- the LOC106767062 gene encoding uncharacterized protein LOC106767062, producing MEQHSETCDREEVREGGGGSSLDPPNPEGETPISDDVAFNNQSEIFRAIEVVERDSLAIAQSFTSLFASLRLALSESTATSLHHMQCFTDATGRLQESVLDAANKGNRYINSCLRLNEEMKTVDGLAAHLKTLRRHVDSLDSAVNKLLQFP from the exons ATGGAGCAGCATAGCGAAACGTGCGATAGAGAAGAAGTACGCGAGGGTGGTGGTGGTTCCTCCTTGGATCCTCCCAATCCAGAGGGAGAAACCCCAATCTCCGACGACGTCGCATTCAACAATCAAAGCGAAATTTTCAGAGCGATCGAAGTTGTGGAGCGCGACTCATTGGCCATCGCTCAGAGTTTCACTTCTCTCTTCGCCTCCCTCCGTCTGGCGCTCTCCGAATCCACCGCCACCTCACTCCACCACATGCAGTGCTTCACCGATGCCACCGGTCGCCTTCAGGAATCCG TGCTTGATGCAGCAAACAAGGGGAATCGCTATATAAATTCCTGTCTCag ATTGAATGAAGAGATGAAGACTGTTGATGGACTCGCTGCTCATTT AAAAACCCTAAGAAGGCATGTAGATTCTCTGGACTCAGCTGTTAACAAGCTTCTTCAATTCCCCTGA
- the LOC106768213 gene encoding kinesin-like protein KIN-14J isoform X2: MQWEQEGWGKGGINNDNGFHRAGSQQLPSLVKWINAVLPNFNLPLDTSEDELRARLRDGSLLCSILDNLVPGSVKGNGSLNELIGVKRFLVALDELGLSGFELSDLEQGSMGPVLQCLETLKTHFSYNAARENIQSCSRKRWDQSNLMSSEESDSCLKDASKFQHAFDGSVGSDGIASVDHTGIKSNELFHLKKGLHVDYTDANFNEVLKLNNLDSVSTQLLFNIGKRILSDIFERKNGDVPQAHRAACLLRKILQVIELRFSNQAESMKNQNYRIKAREGKYQTRIHALETLALGTTEENEILSSWVQQLKAEQTKFEEKKRLEEQDFSHLKKEKVRSEIEISALKQDLEIAKRTHEKHVSELELLVAESKAEYEKRIEELKLHLADARKQVKELEAFSESRFLNWKNKEHSYQTIVNFQFGVFQELRASMKSVKDDVIKTKRSYLEEFKYFGTKLKGLAEAAENYHVVLAENRKLYNEVQDLKGNIRVYCRIRPFLPGQNQSHTTIEFVGDDGELVVSNPLKQGKENRKLFKFNKVFGQATSQEEVFKDTQPLIRSVLDGYNVCIFAYGQTGSGKTYTMSGPGLSSKSDWGVNYRALHDLFHISQTRRSSIVYEVGVQMVEIYNEQVRDLLSSNGPQKRLGIWNTTQPNGLAVPDASMHSVNSMADVLELMNTGLMNRATSATALNERSSRSHSVLSVHVRGTDLKTNTLLRGCLHLVDLAGSERVDRSEATGDRLKEAQHINKSLSALGDVIFALSQKSSHVPYRNSKLTQLLQSSLGGQAKTLMFVQLNPDVASYSETVSTLKFAERVSGVELGAARSNKEGRDVRELMEQLVSLKDVIGRKDEEIEQLQLLKANQNGAKNGMISVRHRSSSPRRLSIGTPRNSTRRSGVSSLRVNGKAASDMDNCSEYSDKHSEAGSHQSMDDFRNKSSSLRLKLARDDVSQNFNEDTDLLRFGDADSEERLSDISDGGLSMGTETEGSISSIVEYTLFPELEKAAEATPVKDSNTIINLPAESTEKPLMPSRIPKAAQASQKMRTIPSRLSLSKTSSKAPSSIRKPTASSSSSVKPLKRWQ, translated from the exons ATGCAGTGGGAGCAGGAGGGGTGGGGGAAAGGGGGAATTAACAACGATAATGGGTTTCATCGTGCAG GTAGTCAGCAGCTTCCGTCACTGGTGAAGTGGATAAATGCTGTGCTTCCTAACTTTAATCTGCCTTTAGATACTTCAGAGGACGAGTTGAGGGCACGGTTGAGGGATGGATCTCTGTTATGCAGCATTTTGGATAATCTGGTTCCTGGTTCGGTGAAG GGAAATGGTTCTTTGAATGAGCTAATCGGTGTGAAAAGGTTTCTGGTAGCTTTGGATGAATTGGGATTGTCTGGATTTGAGTTGTCAGACCTAGAGCAG GGATCCATGGGGCCAGTGTTGCAGTGTCTTGAAACTctaaaaactcatttttcttataatgcTGCACGAGAAAATATCCAAAGTTGTTCTAGAAAGAGGTGGGACCAATCAAATCTAATGTCCTCAGAGGAAAGTGACAGTTGCCTCAAGGATGCTTCAAAATTTCAACATGCTTTTGATGGTTCTGTTGGATCAG ATGGAATTGCATCCGTAGATCACACTGGAATAAAGTCTAATGAACTGTTCCACTTGAAGAAAGGATTGCATGTAGATTATACTGATGCCAACTTTAATGAAGTATTGAAATTAAACAATTTGGAT AGTGTCTCGACTCAATTGCTTTTTAATATAGGAAAAAGAATCCTAAGTGATatatttgaaaggaaaaatggaGATGTACCTCAG gCTCATCGTGCTGCATGCTTGTTGAGGAAAATTCTGCAAGTAATTGAGTTGCGCTTTTCGAATCAAGCTGAAAGCATGAAAAAC CAAAACTATCGTATCAAAGCTCGTGAGGGAAAATATCAAACAAGAATACATGCCCTTGAGACCTTGGCACTAGGGACAACCGAAGAGAATGAg ATTCTTTCAAGTTGGGTTCAGCAATTGAAG GCTGAACAAACTAAATTTGAGGAGAAGAAGAGACTTGAAGAGCAagatttttctcatttaaagaaagaaaaagttcgtagtgaaattgaaatttctGCATTGAAGCAAGATTTGGAAATAGCCAAAAGAACACATGAAAAACATGTTTCAGAGTTAGAATTGCTTGTTGCTGAATCTAAAGCTGAATATGAGAAAAGGATAGAGGAACTTAAGCTTCATCTTGCAGATGCAAGAAAGCAAGTGAAGGAACTAGAGGCATTTTCAGAATCCAGATTTTTGAATTGGAAGAATAAAGAACATAGCTATCAAACTATCGTAAATTTCCAATTTGGAGTTTTCCAG GAGCTGAGAGCATCCATGAAGTCTGTCAAAGATGatgtaataaaaacaaaaagaagctACTTAGAGGAATTCAAGTACTTTG GAACCAAGCTGAAAGGTCTAGCTGAGGCTGCTGAAAATTATCATGTAGTTCTAGCAGAAAATAGGAAATTGTATAATGAAGTTCAAGATTTGAAAG GTAATATAAGGGTGTATTGTCGTATTAGACCATTTCTTCCAGGGCAAAATCAAAGCCATACAACAATTGAGTTTGTTGGGGATGATGGAGAACTAGTTGTTAGCAATCCTCTTAAACAAGGAAAGGAAAATcgtaaactatttaaatttaacaaggTTTTTGGTCAAGCAACAAGTCAAG aggAAGTATTCAAGGACACTCAACCACTTATTCGATCTGTTCTTGATGGATACAATGTTTGTATATTTGCCTATGGTCAAACTGGTTCAGGAAAGACATATACAATG AGCGGACCTGGCCTATCATCAAAATCAGATTGGGGAGTCAACTATCGGGCACTTCATGATCTTTTCCATATCTCCCAGACTAGGAGAAGCTCTATTGTTTATGAAGTTGGAGTTCAAATGGTTGAAATTTATAACGAACAAGTTCGTGATTTACTATCAAGCAATGGTCCTCAAAAGAG ACTCGGGATTTGGAATACTACCCAACCAAACGGGTTGGCTGTTCCTGATGCAAGTATGCATTCTGTAAATTCAATGGCAGATGTCCTTGAGTTGATGAATACTGGGTTGATGAATCGAGCGACTAGTGCAACAGCCTTGAATGAAAGAAGTAGTCGTTCACACAG TGTTCTCTCTGTTCATGTCCGAGGAACGGATTTGAAGACCAACACACTGTTGCGTGGATGTCTGCATCTTGTAGATCTTGCAGGAAGTGAAAGAGTGGATCGCTCTGAAGCAACTGGAGATAGGCTTAAGGAGGctcaacatataaataaatcacTATCTGCACTTGGAGATGTGATATTTGCCCTATCACAAAAGAGTTCACATGTGCCATATAGAAATAGTAAATTGACCCAACTTCTTCAGAGTTCGTTAG GCGGTCAAGCAAAAACCCTTATGTTTGTACAGCTTAATCCTGATGTTGCTTCATATTCTGAAACTGTAAGCACTTTGAAGTTTGCTGAAAGGGTTTCTGGCGTTGAGTTAGGCGCCGCTCGTAGCAACAAAGAGGGAAGGGATGTGAGAGAACTTATGGAGCAg TTGGTATCTCTCAAGGATGTTATTGGAAGGAAGGATGAAGAGATTGAGCAGTTACAGTTGCTCAAAGCAAATCAAAATGGTGCGAAGAATGGCATGATCTCAGTTAGACACAGGTCATCATCTCCAAGGAGACTCTCCATAGGGACTCCCAGAAATAGCACGAGACGTTCGGGAGTGAGCAGCCTTAGAGTCAATGGAAAGGCAGCTTCTGACATGGATAACTGCTCAGAATACAGTGATAAGCATTCCGAAGCTGGTTCTCATCAATCAATGGATGATTTCAGGAACAAGTCCAGCTCCCTTCGGTTGAAATTAGCCAGAGATGATGTCAGTCAAAATTTCAATGAGGACACTGACCTATTAAGATTTGGAGATGCAGATTCGGAGGAGAGATTAAGTGACATATCTGATGGCGGTCTTTCAATGGGAACCGAAACCGAAGGCTCGATCAGTAGTATTGTGGAGTATACACTTTTCCCTGAACTCGAGAAGGCAGCTGAAGCGACACCAGTGAAGGACAGCAACACAATCATCAATCTTCCAGCTGAAAGCACAGAAAA GCCACTTATGCCATCCAGAATTCCTAAAGCTGCTCAAGCCTCACAAAAAATGCGGACAATACCTTCTAGGCTATCATTAAGCAAAACCTCCTCGAAGGCTCCGTCAA GTATTAGAAAACCCACTGCCAGTAGCTCTTCTTCGGTGAAACCCCTTAAACGTTGGCAATAA